In Massilia violaceinigra, one DNA window encodes the following:
- a CDS encoding [protein-PII] uridylyltransferase, which yields MPAAALKKQSRDLLKQRLKAERAVLIAAFRADGKPEKLLRGLRHSVDEVLAEAWQTVGLPASTALVGVGGYGRGELFPFSDVDLLILLSEPADAITRAKLEELVQMLWDLGLEIGSSIRTIEECMSESKADITVQTSLLEARLVCGDAVLFEQLQERYLGTLDPRAFFHAKAAEMRLRHAKYEDTAFSLEPNVKESPGGLRDLQVILWVAKAAGLANSWSQLATRGLITQTEARQLMEKERAFKDIRVRLHLHANRREDRLVFDVQTPIAESFGLKTTGEGINARRASEYLMQRYYWAAKTVTQLNTIMLQNIEAQLFPEANEAEAINERFNDVNGLIDIAQDDTFTRQPSTVLEVFVLMTERPHLKGMTARTMRALWHARFEIDAKFREDPVNRALFLRILQAPVGLVHALRRMNDTSILGRYLPNFRRIVGQMQHDLFHVYTVDQHILMVVRNMRRFTMTEHAHEYPFCSQLIANFRKSWLLYVAALFHDIAKGRGGDHSKLGTVDAAQFCEDHAIGSEDTELVVFLVENHLTMSQVAQKQDLSDPDVIESFAKVVKDERHLTALYLLTVADIRGTSPKVWNAWKAKLLEDLYRVTLRVLGGEPHSADRELKNRQEEAMATLRLYGLPDIAHVDLWKQLDVAYFLRHDASDIAWQTRSLWDKLDSVKPVVKCRLAPIGEGLQVAVYAKDQPDLFARICSYFDRKNFSILDAKIHTTRHGYALDTFMVTEQSFAKSYRDIINLIEHEICELLTSQAPLPAPTRGRLSRLSRTFPLTPTVDLRPDERGQYYLLSIAANDRTGLLYAIANVLTRYRINLHTAKIMTLGERVEDVFLVDGAVLNNARNQIQLETDLLDALRV from the coding sequence ATGCCCGCCGCCGCGCTCAAGAAGCAGTCCCGCGACCTCCTCAAGCAAAGGCTGAAGGCGGAGCGGGCGGTGCTGATCGCCGCCTTCCGCGCCGACGGCAAGCCCGAAAAGCTGCTGCGCGGCCTGCGCCACAGCGTCGACGAGGTGCTCGCCGAAGCGTGGCAAACGGTCGGCCTGCCCGCCTCCACCGCGCTGGTGGGCGTGGGCGGCTACGGGCGCGGCGAACTGTTTCCGTTTTCCGATGTCGACCTGCTGATCCTGCTGTCCGAACCGGCCGACGCCATCACCCGGGCCAAGCTCGAAGAGCTGGTGCAGATGCTGTGGGACCTGGGCCTGGAAATCGGCTCGAGCATCCGCACCATCGAGGAGTGCATGAGCGAGTCGAAGGCCGACATCACGGTGCAAACCAGCCTGCTCGAAGCGCGCCTGGTGTGCGGCGATGCGGTCCTGTTCGAACAATTGCAGGAACGCTACCTTGGCACGCTCGACCCGCGTGCGTTTTTCCACGCCAAGGCGGCCGAAATGCGCCTGCGCCACGCCAAATACGAAGACACGGCGTTCTCGCTGGAGCCCAACGTCAAGGAAAGCCCCGGCGGCCTGCGCGACCTGCAGGTGATCCTGTGGGTGGCCAAGGCGGCCGGACTGGCGAACTCCTGGAGCCAGCTGGCCACGCGCGGCCTGATCACCCAGACCGAGGCGCGCCAGCTGATGGAAAAGGAGCGCGCCTTCAAGGATATCCGCGTGCGCCTGCACCTGCACGCCAACCGGCGCGAAGACCGCCTGGTGTTCGACGTCCAGACCCCGATCGCGGAAAGCTTCGGCCTGAAAACCACCGGCGAAGGGATCAATGCCCGCCGCGCCAGCGAATACCTGATGCAGCGCTACTACTGGGCGGCCAAGACGGTCACCCAGCTCAACACCATCATGCTGCAGAATATCGAAGCGCAGCTCTTCCCCGAGGCCAACGAGGCCGAGGCGATCAACGAGCGCTTCAACGATGTCAACGGCCTGATCGACATCGCGCAGGACGACACCTTCACCAGGCAGCCCTCGACAGTGCTGGAAGTGTTCGTGCTGATGACCGAGCGCCCGCACCTCAAGGGCATGACGGCGCGCACCATGCGCGCCCTGTGGCACGCGCGCTTCGAGATCGACGCCAAATTCCGCGAAGACCCGGTCAACCGCGCCTTGTTCCTGCGCATCCTGCAGGCGCCGGTGGGCCTGGTGCACGCGCTGCGGCGCATGAACGACACCAGCATCCTGGGGCGCTACCTGCCCAATTTTCGCCGCATCGTGGGCCAGATGCAGCATGACCTGTTCCATGTGTACACGGTCGACCAGCATATCCTGATGGTGGTGCGCAACATGCGCCGCTTCACGATGACCGAGCACGCGCACGAATACCCATTCTGCAGCCAACTGATCGCCAATTTCCGCAAGTCCTGGCTGCTGTACGTGGCCGCGCTGTTTCACGACATCGCCAAGGGCCGCGGCGGCGACCATTCCAAGCTCGGCACCGTGGACGCCGCCCAGTTCTGCGAAGACCACGCCATCGGCTCGGAAGATACCGAACTGGTGGTGTTCCTGGTCGAAAACCACCTGACCATGTCGCAGGTCGCGCAAAAGCAGGACCTGTCGGACCCGGACGTGATCGAAAGCTTCGCCAAAGTGGTCAAGGACGAACGCCACCTGACCGCGCTGTACCTGCTCACGGTGGCCGACATCCGCGGCACCAGCCCCAAGGTGTGGAACGCGTGGAAGGCCAAGCTGCTCGAAGACTTGTACCGCGTGACCTTGCGCGTGCTGGGGGGCGAGCCGCATTCGGCCGACCGCGAGCTGAAGAACCGCCAGGAAGAAGCGATGGCCACGCTGCGCCTGTACGGCCTGCCCGACATCGCCCACGTCGACTTGTGGAAGCAGCTCGACGTCGCCTACTTCCTGCGCCACGACGCCTCCGACATCGCCTGGCAGACGCGCTCGCTATGGGATAAGCTCGACAGCGTCAAGCCGGTCGTCAAATGCCGCCTGGCGCCGATCGGCGAAGGCTTGCAGGTGGCGGTCTATGCCAAGGACCAGCCCGATCTGTTCGCGCGCATCTGCAGCTATTTCGACCGCAAGAATTTCAGCATTCTCGACGCCAAGATCCACACGACCCGGCATGGCTACGCGCTCGATACCTTCATGGTGACCGAGCAGAGCTTCGCCAAGAGCTACCGCGACATCATCAACCTGATCGAGCACGAGATTTGCGAACTGCTGACCTCGCAGGCGCCCTTGCCGGCGCCCACGCGCGGCCGGCTCTCGCGCCTGTCGCGCACCTTTCCGCTCACGCCGACGGTCGACTTGCGGCCCGACGAGCGCGGCCAGTATTACCTGCTCTCGATCGCGGCCAACGACCGCACCGGGCTGCTCTACGCCATCGCCAACGTGCTCACGCGCTACCGCATCAACCTGCACACGGCCAAGATCATGACCCTGGGCGAGCGGGTGGAAGACGTGTTCCTGGTCGATGGCGCCGTGCTCAACAACGCGCGCAACCAGATCCAGCTCGAAACCGACCTGCTCGACGCGCTGCGCGTGTAA
- the map gene encoding type I methionyl aminopeptidase — protein sequence MSNISIKSPADIEGMRIAGRLGSEVLDYITPFVKVGVTTGELDRLCHEYMVNVQGTIPAPLNYCPPGYTPYPKAICTSVNDVICHGIPGDKVLKDGDMVNLDITVIKDGYHGDNSRMFLVGKPSILAKRLSEVTYECMWLGIAQVKPGAHLGDIGHVIQQHAEKNGYSVVREFCGHGIGKVFHEEPQVLHYGRPGTLERLEAGMIFTIEPMINAGRREIKEMGDGWTIKTKDKKPSAQWEHTILVTETGYEVLTVSAGSPPPPAFITEASQAVTA from the coding sequence ATGTCCAACATCTCGATCAAATCCCCCGCCGACATCGAAGGCATGCGCATCGCCGGCCGGCTCGGCTCCGAAGTGCTCGACTACATCACGCCCTTCGTCAAGGTCGGCGTCACCACGGGCGAACTGGACCGTCTTTGCCACGAATACATGGTGAACGTACAGGGCACCATCCCCGCCCCGCTGAACTATTGCCCGCCGGGCTACACGCCCTATCCGAAAGCCATCTGCACCTCCGTCAACGACGTGATCTGCCACGGCATTCCGGGCGATAAGGTGCTCAAGGATGGCGACATGGTCAACCTCGACATCACCGTCATCAAGGATGGCTACCACGGCGACAACAGCCGCATGTTCCTGGTCGGCAAACCGTCGATCCTGGCCAAGCGCCTCTCCGAAGTCACCTACGAATGCATGTGGCTCGGCATTGCCCAGGTCAAGCCGGGCGCGCACCTGGGCGACATCGGCCACGTGATCCAGCAGCACGCCGAAAAGAACGGCTACAGCGTGGTGCGCGAATTCTGCGGCCACGGCATCGGCAAGGTCTTTCACGAAGAGCCGCAGGTGCTGCACTACGGCCGTCCCGGCACCCTGGAGCGCCTGGAAGCGGGCATGATCTTCACCATCGAGCCGATGATCAACGCCGGCCGCCGCGAGATCAAGGAAATGGGCGATGGCTGGACCATCAAGACCAAGGACAAGAAACCGTCGGCCCAGTGGGAACACACGATCCTGGTCACCGAGACCGGCTACGAAGTGCTGACCGTCTCGGCCGGTTCGCCACCGCCGCCGGCCTTCATCACCGAGGCCAGCCAGGCCGTCACGGCCTAA
- the pyrH gene encoding UMP kinase: MSKPAYKRVLLKLSGEALMGDDPYGINRATIERMVADVAEVANLGVELAVVIGGGNIFRGVAPGAQGMDRATADYMGMLATVMNALALADAMRHVGIVARVMSAIAIEQVVEPYVRPKALQYLEEGKVVVFAAGTGNPFFTTDTAAALRGSEISAEIVLKATKVDGVYTADPKKDPNATRYESITFDEAISKHLQVMDATAFALCRDQKLPIKVFSIVKPGALKRVIMGEDEGTLVHV, translated from the coding sequence ATGTCGAAACCAGCCTACAAACGCGTACTCCTGAAATTGTCTGGCGAAGCACTGATGGGCGATGATCCTTACGGCATCAACCGCGCCACCATCGAGCGCATGGTCGCCGATGTCGCGGAAGTAGCGAACCTGGGCGTGGAACTGGCCGTCGTCATCGGCGGCGGCAACATCTTCCGCGGCGTCGCACCCGGCGCCCAGGGCATGGACCGCGCCACGGCCGATTACATGGGCATGCTGGCCACCGTGATGAACGCGCTGGCCCTGGCTGACGCCATGCGCCACGTCGGCATCGTCGCCCGCGTCATGTCGGCGATTGCCATCGAACAGGTGGTCGAGCCTTACGTGCGCCCGAAAGCGCTGCAATACCTGGAAGAAGGCAAGGTCGTCGTGTTCGCCGCTGGCACCGGCAATCCCTTCTTCACCACCGATACCGCCGCCGCGCTGCGCGGGTCGGAAATCAGCGCCGAAATCGTGCTCAAGGCCACCAAGGTCGACGGCGTCTACACCGCCGACCCGAAAAAGGACCCGAACGCCACGCGCTACGAGTCGATCACGTTCGACGAAGCCATTTCCAAGCACCTGCAGGTGATGGATGCGACCGCGTTCGCGCTGTGCCGCGACCAGAAGCTGCCGATCAAGGTGTTCTCCATCGTCAAGCCGGGCGCGCTCAAGCGCGTGATCATGGGCGAAGACGAAGGTACACTGGTACACGTTTAA
- the rpsB gene encoding 30S ribosomal protein S2 yields the protein MSVTMREMLEAGVHFGHQTRFWNPKMAPFIFGHRNKIHIINLEKTMGMYQEAMKTIKQVASNRGTILMVGTKRQAREIIAAEAARAGVPFVDQRWLGGMLTNFKTIKTSIKRLKDMEAQVEDGSVEKLSKKEGLMFQREMIKLQKAIGGIKDMGGVPDAIFVVDVGYHKGAITEAGKLGIPVIGIVDTNHSPEGVTHVIPGNDDSSKAIMLYARGVADAILEGRANASNEIVELVKSAGDEFVEVSEQA from the coding sequence ATGTCCGTAACAATGCGTGAAATGCTGGAAGCCGGTGTCCACTTCGGTCACCAAACCCGTTTTTGGAACCCAAAAATGGCGCCGTTCATTTTCGGCCACCGCAACAAGATTCATATCATCAACTTGGAAAAGACGATGGGTATGTATCAGGAAGCCATGAAAACCATCAAGCAAGTCGCGTCGAACCGCGGCACGATCCTGATGGTCGGCACCAAGCGTCAAGCGCGCGAAATCATCGCCGCTGAAGCTGCACGTGCTGGCGTTCCTTTCGTCGACCAGCGCTGGTTGGGCGGCATGCTGACCAACTTCAAAACCATCAAGACCTCGATCAAGCGCCTGAAAGACATGGAAGCGCAAGTTGAAGACGGTTCGGTTGAGAAGCTGTCGAAAAAAGAAGGCCTGATGTTCCAACGCGAAATGATCAAGCTGCAAAAAGCCATCGGCGGTATCAAGGACATGGGCGGCGTTCCTGACGCAATCTTCGTCGTCGACGTCGGCTACCACAAAGGCGCGATCACCGAAGCCGGCAAGCTGGGCATCCCTGTTATCGGCATCGTCGATACCAACCACTCGCCAGAAGGCGTGACCCACGTCATTCCAGGCAACGACGATTCGTCCAAAGCGATCATGCTGTACGCCCGTGGCGTTGCTGATGCGATCCTGGAAGGCCGTGCAAACGCCTCCAACGAAATCGTTGAACTGGTTAAATCGGCTGGCGACGAGTTCGTCGAAGTCTCCGAGCAGGCTTAA
- the tsf gene encoding translation elongation factor Ts has protein sequence MAAITAAMVGELRAKTDAPMMQCKKALTEADGDMARAEEILRVKLGTKATSNATRITAEGVVATFIAGNVGALVEVNSETDFVAKNDDFLALANNAARLVAENNPADVAALLALPLDGKTLDEVRIALIGKIGENMTIRRFQRFDTTGKLASYLHGTRIGVVVDFEGADEQVGKDVAMHIAAMKPVSLSSDQVPAELIEKERSVAALKAQEDADKAVAEGKPVQSAEILAKRLEGSIQKYLKEVSLLNQSFVKNDKQSIEQMLKEKSTTVKAFTMYVVGEGIEKKQDDFAAEVAAQMAANKQ, from the coding sequence ATGGCAGCGATTACAGCAGCGATGGTAGGCGAACTGCGCGCGAAAACCGACGCACCGATGATGCAATGCAAAAAAGCACTGACCGAAGCCGATGGCGACATGGCACGTGCGGAAGAAATCCTGCGCGTCAAACTGGGCACCAAAGCGACCAGCAACGCTACCCGCATCACCGCTGAAGGCGTTGTAGCAACCTTCATCGCTGGCAATGTCGGCGCCCTGGTTGAAGTCAACAGCGAAACCGACTTCGTTGCCAAGAACGACGACTTCCTGGCACTGGCGAACAACGCCGCGCGCCTGGTTGCGGAAAACAACCCTGCCGACGTCGCAGCCCTGCTGGCCCTGCCACTCGATGGCAAGACCCTGGACGAAGTGCGTATCGCCCTGATCGGCAAGATCGGCGAAAACATGACGATCCGCCGCTTCCAGCGTTTCGACACCACCGGCAAGCTGGCCTCGTACCTGCACGGCACCCGTATCGGTGTTGTGGTCGACTTCGAAGGCGCCGACGAGCAAGTTGGTAAAGACGTGGCCATGCACATCGCAGCCATGAAGCCAGTGTCGCTGTCGTCGGACCAGGTGCCTGCTGAACTGATCGAAAAAGAGCGCTCGGTTGCTGCTCTGAAAGCTCAGGAAGATGCGGACAAAGCCGTTGCCGAAGGCAAGCCGGTACAATCGGCTGAAATCCTGGCCAAGCGCCTGGAAGGCTCGATCCAGAAGTATCTGAAAGAAGTGTCGCTGCTGAACCAATCGTTCGTCAAGAACGACAAGCAATCGATCGAACAGATGCTGAAAGAAAAAAGCACCACCGTGAAAGCATTCACGATGTATGTCGTTGGTGAAGGCATTGAGAAAAAGCAAGACGATTTCGCTGCAGAGGTTGCGGCGCAAATGGCTGCTAACAAGCAGTAA